A region from the Melospiza georgiana isolate bMelGeo1 chromosome 10, bMelGeo1.pri, whole genome shotgun sequence genome encodes:
- the POLR2H gene encoding DNA-directed RNA polymerases I, II, and III subunit RPABC3 codes for MAGILFEDIFDVKDIDPEGKKFDRVSRLHCESESFKMDLILDVNIQIYPVDLGDKFRLVIASTLYEDGTLDDGEYNPTDDRPSRADQFEYVMYGKVYRIEGDETSTEAATRLSAYVSYGGLLMRLQGDANNLHGFEVDSRVYLLMKKLAF; via the exons ATGGCCGGGATTCTCTTCGAGGACATCTTCGACGTGAAGGACATCGACCCCGAGGGAAAGAAGTTCGACCGCG tgTCGCGCCTGCACTGCGAGAGCGAGTCCTTCAAGATGGATCTCATCCTGGACGTGAACATCCAGATCTACCCCGTGGATCTCG GTGACAAATTCCGCCTGGTCATCGCCAGCACCCTGTACGAGGATGGCACCCTGGATGATGGCGAGTACAACCCCACGGATGACCGGCCCTCCAG GGCAGACCAGTTTGAGTACGTGATGTACGGCAAGGTGTACCGGATCGAGGGCGACGAGACCTCCACGGAGGCGGCCACGCGCCT CTCTGCCTATGTGTCCTACGGGGGGCTGCTCATGCGGCTGCAGGGAGACGCGAACAACCTGCACGGGTTTGAGGTGGACTCTCGTGTTTACCTGCTGATGAAGAAGTTGGCCTTCTAG